In one Brassica oleracea var. oleracea cultivar TO1000 chromosome C9, BOL, whole genome shotgun sequence genomic region, the following are encoded:
- the LOC106313072 gene encoding ADP-ribosylation factor GTPase-activating protein AGD2: MAAFINLEDSPMFQKQVFSLEGTTDELKDRCQKLYKGVKKFMGVLGEASTGVSAFADSLEEFGAGHDDPVSVSIGGPVISKFVNTLRELSSYKEFLRSQVEHVLLERLTNFMTVDLQEAKESRRRFDKAVHSYDQAREKFVSLKKNTRGEIVAELEEDLENSKSAFEKSRFNLVNSLMTIEAKKKYQFLESISAIMDSHLRYFKLGYDLLSQLEPYIHHVLTDAQQAKEQSKIEQDRFEKRIQEFRTQSDLDSQQVEPSNVDGNHVYRTIPYKNVEATSISTADKEVIKQGYLLKRSASLRADWKRRFFVLDNHGSLYYYRNTGNKSAGSQHYYSGLGEHRSGVFRRFRSRHIRSASQGSLDCNLIDLRTSLIKLDAEDTDLRLCFRIISPQMTYTLQAENGADRMDWVNKITAAIATRLNSHFLQQSPINYASSGPAGDELSLDQKQDYNQRVNMGDDVFTTLRGIPGNDACAECNAPDPDWASLNLGVLMCIECSGVHRNLGVHISKVRSVTLDVKVWEPTILDLFRNLGNAYCNGVWEGLLHFDHDCEKGSTNKLELITKPSSKDSFALKEKYIQAKYLEKALVIKDERETNLTASTRIWEAVQSKNIREIYRLIVTADVNVINTKFDDITSVDAYHHHVDTQDEVMKRHDPNACQRIKDSNDSRNCLQGCSLLHVACQSGDPVLLELLLQFGADINMRDYHGRTPLHHCIASGNNAFAKVLLRRGARPSVEDGGGLSVLERAMEMGAIADEELFLLLAECH; encoded by the exons ATGGCGGCCTTTATCAACCTTGAGGATTCACCAATGTTTCAAAAACAG GTGTTCTCGTTAGAAGGAACAACTGATGAGCTTAAAGATCGTTGTCAGAAGCTATACAAAGGTGTTAAGAAGTTCAT GGGAGTTTTGGGAGAGGCATCTACTGGAGTCAGTGCCTTTGCAGATTCTCTGGAAGAGTTTGGTGCTGGACATGATGATCCTGTCAGTGTTTCTATTGGAG GTCCAGTAATATCTAAATTTGTAAATACACTTCGAGAGCTCTCCTCTTATAAAGAGTTTCTTCGCTCACAG GTGGAGCACGTATTGCTTGAGAGGCTGACGAACTTTATGACTGTCGATTTGCAAGAAGCAAAG GAGTCTCGGCGTCGTTTCGACAAAGCTGTCCATTCTTATGATCAG GCACGCGAAAAGTTTGTCTCGCTAAAGAAGAATACTAGAGGAGAGATTGTTGCTGAGTTGGAAGAG GATCTGGAGAACTCCAAGTCAGCATTTGAGAAGAGTCGTTTCAATCTA GTAAATTCATTGATGACTATTGAAGCAAAAAAGAAGTACCAGTTCTTGGAATCTATAAGTGCCATTATGGATTCCCATTTGAGATATTTTAAGCTT GGATATGACCTATTGAGTCAATTGGAGCCTTATATTCATCAT GTATTGACCGATGCTCAACAAGCAAAAGAACAGTCTAAGATTGAACAAGATCGGTTTGAAAAACGTATTCAAGAATTCAGAACTCAATCTGATTTAGACAGCCAGCAAGTTGAGCCCTCCAATGTTGATGGAAACCATGTTTACAGAACTATCCCGTATAAAAATGTAGAAGCAACTTCGATATCAACAGCGGACAAGGAA GTGATCAAACAAGGCTATTTATTAAAGCGATCAGCTAGTCTTAGAGCTGATTGGAAAAGGAGGTTCTTTGTACTTGACAATCATGGATCCCTATACTATTACAGAAACACCGGTAACAAATCAGCT GGATCTCAACACTACTATAGTGGTTTAGGTGAGCATAGGAGCGGCGTCTTTAGGAGATTTCGTTCAAGACACATTCGATCAGCTTCACAAGGAAGCCTAGATTGCAACTTGATCGATCTCCGCACTTCACTGATAAAACTGGATGCAGAGGACACAGATCTTCGACTTTGTTTCAGAATCATTTCTCCTCAAATGACTTACACATTACAG GCTGAAAATGGAGCTGATCGGATGGATTGGGTGAATAAGATCACAGCAGCTATAGCAACACGTTTGAATTCTCACTTCCTGCAACAG TCACCAATTAACTATGCTAGCTCTGGTCCTGCTGGTGACGAACTCTCCCTGGATCAAAAACAAGATTATAATCAAAGAGTAAATATGGGGGATGATGTCTTTACAACACTCAGAGGAATCCCTGGAAACGATGCATGTGCAGAATGCAATGCACCTGACCCTGATTGGGCATCATTGAATCTTGGAGTGTTGATGTGCATTGAATGCTCTGGTGTTCACAGGAACCTTGGTGTTCATATATCCAAG GTGAGATCAGTCACTTTGGATGTGAAAGTATGGGAACCCACAATCTTGGACTTATTTCGAAACTTAGGCAATGCATATTGTAATGGAGTGTGGGAGGGGCTACTTCACTTTGACCATGACTG TGAAAAGGGATCAACTAACAAGCTTGAATTGATTACAAAACCATCTTCAAAAGATTCTTTTGCTCTAAAAGAGAAATACATTCAAGCCAAG TACTTGGAGAAAGCTCTAGTTATCAAAGATGAAAGAGAAACAAACCTTACTGCCTCAACTAGAATATGGGAAGCTGTTCAAAGTAAGAACATACGAGAAATCTACCGACTCATTGTGACAGCGGATGTGAATGTCATCAATACCAAGTTCGATGATATTACTTCCGTTGATGCATATCACCACCATGTTGATACACAAGATGAAGTAATGAAGAGGCACGATCCAAACGCGTGTCAGAGAATCAAGGATTCGAACGATTCAAGAAACTGTCTTCAGGGTTGTTCGCTGTTGCATGTGGCGTGTCAAAGCGGTGACCCGGTTTTGCTTGAACTGTTGTTGCAGTTTGGTGCTGATATAAACATGAGAGATTATCATGGGAGAACTCCGTTACACCATTGTATTGCATCAGGGAACAACGCATTTGCAAAGGTTTTACTGAGAAG AGGTGCTCGTCCTTCGGTAGAAGATGGTGGAGGATTAAGTGTATTGGAAAGAGCTATGGAGATGGGAGCCATTGCCGATGAAGAGCTCTTTCTTCTCTTAGCAGAGTGTCACTAA
- the LOC106318559 gene encoding DNA-directed RNA polymerases I and III subunit RPAC1, with translation MVTEEDKIFAKNFRIDDLSDVPAGLPRHRKLKQNRVVSKKDASVDTADAIYSGGYVSSGVDNSVKLENFYEDFKVDVISCTETDMEFDMIGIDAAFANAFRRILIAEVPSMAIEKVLIAYNTSLIVDEVLAHRIGLIPIAADPRLFEYLTENDQPNEKNTIVFKLHVKCPKGQPRLQVLTNELQWLPNGSEFLKETGGSTSTSNSNSKPKTYTSFSCSQDSLPEYAESPITPTYLDILIAKLSPGQEIELEAHAVKGIGKTHAKWSPVGTAWYRMLPEVVLLGEVEDEKAERLVKVCPQNVFDIEDMGNGRKRATVAQPRNCTLCKECIRDHDLVDLVDLRSVKNHFIFKIESTGSLPPDVLFTEAVKILEDKCELVLADLS, from the exons ATGGTGACTGAAGAAGACAAGATATTCGCCAAGAACTTCCGCATCGACGACCTCTCCGACGTCCCAGCCGGCCTTCCTCGGCATCGGAAACTCAAGCAAAACCGTGTCGTCTCTAAAAAAGACGCTTCAGTTGAT ACTGCAGATGCCATTTACTCGGGTGGCTATGTCTCTTCGGGAGTGGACAACAGTGTGAAGCTAGAAAACTTCTATGAGGATTTCAAAGTTGATGTGATTAGTTGCACGGAGACAGACATGGAGTTTGATATGATCGGTATCGATGCTGCATTCGCCAATGCTTTCAGAAGGATCCTTATAGCTGAG GTTCCTTCAATGGCGATTGAAAAAGTGCTTATAGCATACAACACGTCGCTTATTGTAGACGAAGTTCTTGCTCACCGGATTGGTCTCATTCCGATTGCCGCAGATCCAAGGCTCTTTGAGTATTTAACCG AGAACGATCAGCCAAATGAGAAGAACACCATTGTTTTCAAACTCCATGTGAAATGTCCCAAAGGTCAACCACGTCTTCAAG TTTTAACGAACGAGTTGCAATGGTTACCAAATGGAAGTGAGTTTCTGAAAGAAACAGGAGGTTCAACCTCAACCTCAAACTCAAACTCAAAGCCAAAAACTTACACTTCATTCAGCTGTAGCCAAGATTCTCTCCCTGAATATGCTGAGAGCCCTATTACCCCGACCTACCTCGATATCTTGATAGCAAAACTCAGCCCTGGTCAG GAAATCGAGCTTGAAGCTCATGCGGTTAAGGGCATCGGTAAAACACATGCAAAATGGTCCCCAGTAGGTACAGCTTGGTATCGAATGCTACCTGAG GTGGTTCTACTTGGAGAAGTTGAGGATGAGAAAGCTGAACGACTCGTAAAAGTCTGCCCACAGAATGTTTTTGACATTGAAGACATGGGCAATG GTAGGAAAAGGGCAACGGTAGCACAGCCTCGCAATTGCACATTGTGTAAGGAGTGCATAAGGGACCATGACTTGGTTGACCTGGTGGATCTACGCAGTGTCAAGAACCATTTTATAT TTAAAATTGAGTCCACAGGATCACTGCCTCCGGATGTTCTTTTCACTGAAGCTGTGAAGATACTGGAAGATAAGTGTGAACTTGTACTCGCTGATCTCTCTTGA